The sequence TGTCAGGGATTGTAACACCTAGATGCTAGATTGAGCACAGAATGTGCACGGGTGAGCTGGGTACTCATTCAATTCCCCCCAGCACAGCTTACCTTGTAAACATCAACCAGGCGGGCATGTGGAAAGTGGAAGGGAGCGATGTAAAAATGCACACAGTCGCTTCTTAGTCCATCTTGGTACAGGTTGTCTGCTATAATTTTTGCCACAAAGTTCTTGCCAGTACCAGAGCAGCCATGGAAAGAAAGTGCCAATGCTTTCTCTGGGCTTTTGTTTGCTAGGAAACCTTTCACTGCTTTCATCACGACTTCCTTAGCCAGATGTTGTCCATGTAATTTTATGCTCAGATCATGGCTAAGACCTAGTTAGAAAACAAAAGACCAAATCATACAGCACCTTTTAATTTCTACTTCAGAGGTGAATCCATACCCAAGGTATGTCAAAGTAAATGTGAGAGTAGGAAAAAACCCATCTGGTGGCAGTGAAATGACGAGTTACCACATAGGGCTACAGTAAAAGGCAAAATGTTATTAACAAGGTTTGGGAATATCCCGAAATCCAATTTTTCCATTATTTCATGTACTTGTACATCAATGGAGCCAGTGTTTATTTGCAGGCCCAGCTCTCAAACTGTTCAAAAGACACCAGATActggagttaaaaaaaatggattcaTAACCACCTGGCTGTTGGCTTTGCTCTTTATCCTATGGCACATTGATAGGGAGAAAGTATGACCCATAGTTATTTTAACTGAATCTTAAAAGAAACAAGGAATGGTTTCTTAAACCTTGTGTGTGCTAAAATGTAAATGAAATTTCAGTGGTGATTAATACAATTCTTTGTTGGAAACAAAGGAATGTGCCAGCACTGGACCTCCTCAGTCAAACCCCATCATCAGGCACCTTATAAATAACAGCTCTGATCAATGGATCTGTAAGTCCATTGATATGAGGTGTTGCTTTGGTCGATTCTGAACATCTTGGAAGTATCACAGCTAAGTCGTAGCAGTGTACATTTCCAGGTCAACCCAATTTATTGTCTGCAAGACAACTCAGGCTCAGTGTGGGTAATCCCATGTTCTCAAAAGTAAGGCCATTACACAGATTCCGATATGAATAAAACAGAATCAGAGCCAATGCAATTTAAAGTAACTGAGATATTTACTGAGGGAAGTAGGAATCTCAGGGCAGGCCCTCagaaaggcaattaaatcccTCCAATTCAGCTGAAACTAGCAGTAATTGGCTCTGGCCAAAAAGGAGGGATCATATCTGGGCTCCAAATGGCCACTAGGAGAAATGGATATGGGATGCACACTCAGGTCTGATTCGCCTGCCTTGGCAGAGGGTGTCTTGTATTTAAAAGGCCAAAACACCCAAATATACCAGGGAACACACTGAAGATGTGTCCAATACCAGTTAATATTCCCTAGTGGTCATCCTGCATTATTGTAATTGAGACAACCGACAGAACGAACCAATACTGAAATGTCAGGGATTGTAACCTAGTCTCTATACCAACCTGCTCAGGTTTACTGCAGTTTCCTCCATAGTGATAAATCTATAAATTAATCTTTATTTGCAAACCTGTGATGTTGTTGATTAGCCGACAATCTCCTTGCTTGCAACATTCATGCACGCTGCAGTACCAACTCATTATCTCCTGATAACTATCCTGGATTAAGAAGGACCAGGCCTCCAAGGTGTTAgctaaaataaagcagaaaatgttttATACCAGACTAACACAGTAATTTTGAATTAAATCTGGATATCTCCCAAGCCTATTTAATAAAGCTATTACAAAGATTAATAGACTTTTTTGCCACAATGCAGCATTATTTAACACTGCATAGAGGAACCAGTTTACACATACTGTTGAAGCACATCTATCCCTAGTAAGACGAAGGATGACTTTCAACAGACAGAAATCCTCACTAATAGGTTGATGCTTCAGTTGATCCCAGACAAGAGTTCAATATGGAAAGAAGACCCTTACCTGGAGAAGTGCTGATTGCTGTCGCAGCTGATACTTCTCCAGCTTCAGTCACTAAACAGAAAGCTATGACTCATCCTCTTTTTTTCACAAAGTTGTAGAAATCCATGGGATTTTCCTGGACTCTGGTCGCTAGGGCCTTCTAGCTCATCTGTCCTGGTAATCGTAGAATTCTGCAACGCTCTATTATTTCCTATTGTTTTAAACCACTTGTAAGCTTTTCTTATCTTCTTAACTAAATCTATATCACTTGTACACTATGGTTCTTTCACCTTGCCCTTCTTTTCCTGCCTCAATGGAATATACTTGTGCAGAGGACCATGCTAATGTTTCCTGAACAAATGCATTTTTCTGCCATACTACTCGCTTTCAACCCCCTCCCGCCCCGAGTACATCTACTCCAAATAACAATTTTCAGATCAGATATGATTTATTGGCATAATAAAacggaaatgtaatattacacaaaaatcaCTTTTAGTCTGCCACACCATGGTAAAGGAGAGTGGTGATCACTTTCTCTCAAATATTTGCCCACTAAGAGATCAGGCAACTTACctggttcatttcccaataccaggTCAAGTACAACTGCTCCTCTCATTGGCCTGTCTACgtgcagtaaaacccttggtatccggcacctatgagtaactgctacgccaactgtgctgcccccagATTGCGTGATCGGTGAAGTGACTGCTagggtgtgccaattttaaacatttgtattttttaacctatatattttccacaattttttttgccgattgcttgaattccagaaaatgGGATTTCACTGTATTGTGTAAGAAAACCTTCCTGAACTCACCTAACAAATTCCACTCCATCCAGACCCTTCACTCTAAGAAGggtgccaatcaatatttggaaagttaaactcACCCATCACTACAACCTTATTTTTTCACCTTTCCAGTGTCTGCTTTCTGACCTGCTCCTCAATGTCTATGTTActattagagcagtggttcccaatcttttttatGCCCCGAACCCCTAAAATTTTTTAATATGTTttctcgcaccccttaaagtaataatttatttaagaataaaggtgaaggtgaccaaaacaaatttgtataatcaatttttaataatatataaacaaaaatgaaacatatggaaaagaaaaaatattagaaattaaaagttgcataaaccctacaaaaaaattaaattttcatccaagcatgaaatttcttttaaaaaaagttaaagaactaatattcaaatgttcataagccaatttaaatttaatgactcttttgtttctgtttattgcttaagagtttttcaaaacatGGCACTTTGTTGCTGGTAGCAATCCGCACATCTGCCTGTGCACGCAAgtgatttctagattttgtcttgattgacaaaaggacactaaatccagactcgcataaAAGTATGTCGACacgaatgggatgagcacagttagtgctttttcacaaagtcttggaaacatgcCCATTGCcaaacaccaatattgttccaaagttttgctttcaaactgcatttcaagaacacgatttgtgcaCAGTTTAATAAggtcttccttcagctcttcatcatctgacatattatctaaattgaaggagtatggatttataaaaaaaactggAATGCTATCTCAcaccccctggaatgctatcttgcaccccctggttgggaaaccctgtATTAGAGggtctacagcaggggtgtcaaactcaaattcactgagggccaaaattaaaaacttggactaagtcgagggccgaactaaatatttattgaaaattttcaacaacatctgcatgttttctctcaacatatgtaatgttaaactttttcttattaaaataaatgtttaataatagttttggttaaactctttccataagaagcattaacaaataagaaataaaatattcaataaataatatttctctctagcctttaagccaaggatcgcacgttgccgagaagcatgccagggagcggagatctgcagggagccctccccagcccagccagcaaacccgagcggcatccccccctgccccctctccctcctccgcccctgcctccgcctgccgcaactgccgccaacaacccaaggagtccccgctggtctcgccatctcaccgggaataccgtgagagcggtggaactcgtccacgacctccaccccagcggaaagtccgatgcccagcagcacccacccacagatgaagctcaaggagacgcggaggtgacccaccacgtccagccacatggagctaggcggcgggtccgctggagctaggcggcgggtccgctggagctaggcggcgggtccgctggagctaggcggcgggtccgctggagctaggcggcgggtccgctggagctaggcggcgggtccgctggagctaggcggcgggtccgctggagctaggcggcgggtccgctggagctaggcggcgggtccgctggagctaggcggcgggtccgctggagctaggcggcgggtccgctggagctaggcggcgggtccgctggagctaggcggcgggtccgctggagctaggcggcgggtccgctggagctaggcggcgggtccgttgcatcGGCGCCACTGTGAATATCTAATGaactttcccgttaactatatcggtgactgctgtgcctgctgtggaagtgctaaaaactaccATGGtagtgcttgctgctgtgcatgtgctatacctgcgcggcggccagcgggccaactctaatatatatttaatatgatcttgcgggccaaatataattatatcgcgggccaaatttggcatgTGTGGTCTACAGTGTTCAGCCAGTTGGGTTATTGACCCCTTCTGTAacagacttccacccacactgactctgtAGATAATACCTTCACTACTTCCCCCTTTTCTGCAGCTATGATAGTATCCCTGATCAACAATGCCACTCCCCACCTCTTTGAACTCCTTCCCAGTCTTTTTTGAAAGCCTGGCATGTTCAGCAACCATTCCTGCTCGTGAGCCAGTCAAGTCTCTGTCCTGGCCCCAATGTCATAGTTCCAAGTATTGGCCAACACAGTTCATCTTctctattcctaatactccttgatTAAAACATGCATATTCCAACCTCAACTGAGACTTGTGCATATCTGAAAATAATTCGTGGGTTAGAGAATAACGTaattcaggggtggccaaactaagGTCCTCAGGCCATCTGCAGCccgttgcccatttttaagtggccttgggtgaatttaaaaagtaaaatgacCTATTAGAACATACTGTAGTCTCCAACAATAAATTGCACAGCATGTACACtacacttcttagtttcaacactagatgtcgctGCCATTTTAAACAACATTTACCCCAGTTGATGAAACATAGCAGAACCAAAAAGAGCAAGGGAAAGCCAAAAATTTCAGACGCGGTGGGAAAATGAACACTTTTTCACATAAGTtaaggggaagtgtgtttgtttgacTTTCAAGTAatttgttaactttaatagcttatctacagatttacacattcatcataatcattaaggtggacacttaAGTCATGAaatgtattcactgagagttgtggaggaatgttggagactgccTTGTCCTTTTCTTTATcctttctcctgttcttattttgcacccagctttttaaaatgagagttttaaagagctttattgtattcatttaaattaaagagCAGCAGGTAAAGAAATGCCGACTGTAATAAATGAGCACATCAATAAAttactgtaatgtcaacagttaaattGTTCAGTATTTATTTTCAATGGTACAGGGGTTTGTGGTCTAAAAACACTTTTTATTGCAGTgtgactggttgaaaactgcaaggtttaatattgtttggcccgtaGCTCCTTATATTTTTTTGTATGTGGCCCACacccaaaaatgtttggccacctAGTTAGAATCCATATCCTATAACTGGAAATTTTAAACCACGTGAATTTTAGTTTTAGGTTTGTATTTGTGCAAGTCTTGAAACTGGCTGACAACAATGGGCAGAATATGTGTGGTTCACTCTGATGGCTTGTCAGCATTAGGGGTTAAGCTGCCAACTAATAGATACCACATGTACATTATCTGGGCTTGACAATCCCGAGGTTGCTTTGCAGAACAAGCAAACGTGTATTCAGTGGGCAATGACCTGTATTTAAATGGAGTACTTCATATTATGTAAAAATTGTAAACATCAATTGAACAAGATTTTAAACCTCATCTTCAGTCTGGAAGGAATGGATAATGAATCTCTGCACTAACTGTTATATACAtctttatttaacaatatatGCAACAAACATTTTACAAGATGTCAAAATTGTCTGAAACTTACATTACTAAGTAAAATATATGCTGATCTAGTAGCTTCATTATTAATGGAATCTATTATAGACCTTCTCTCAAAACATGTACAGTCTTAACTACCGTAATTAGATTTAtaagtggacaagtaaaattattaATAGTTATAAATCACCAGTTTTGTTTCATTTGATAAGAATGTGGGAGGAGGTTAGTAAAACTATAGGAATGTCAGGTGGATTATCCAGACATACTCCTTTGTTTCAGAATAAGAGTTTACCTTTTACGATAGATAATAACCTCCTTAAAATTTGGAACCAGAAAGGAATTAGAATGATAAATGACTGTTTTGAGGTGagtctttttttaatgtttaataggttaaaggaaaaatatcaaattcCTAATAATACCCTTTTTTTGTTATCAGCTTAAATCAATGCTGTATGATTGTTTAGGGAGACATCTGGATTGACCTAAAGAAACATTATTTGAAGTATTGATTCAAGACggaggaaagaaagggtttatttcagaaatgtataaattaataTAGCAAAAAATGCCTAAGATTGATTTGCTTAAATCGAgacttaaatgggagaaggatttggaaaTTCAGTTTGACATGGATAGTTGGAGGTAGATTAACAGAGACACTAAGACAAAGTTAGTTAATGTTAGGTATAGGTTTAACTCCAGAATATTTGAAACAATATCAACTGAgtgcttcagatttgtgttttcattgTAATGGGCAAAATGGTAcctttttgcattcagtttggaCTTGCAATAGGATTAAGGGTTTTTGGGTTAGATTAAGAAACTGTTTGCAGATATCCTGAAAATccaatttcctttagatccaaaaCTCTTTTTAATTGGGAAAGTTAGTGAAATGGCTTTGatttataaattagataaatttcaaatggcattcTTGTGATTAGCTTtggcagtagcaaggaaatgtatagctgtttcatggaaagatcagatggagcttaatttacagagatggcattcagaaatgaggttCTGTATACTAATggagaagataacttataatttacaggataaatattatgtatttaaaaagatttggagcccatatttggattattctaATTTGAACATCTGAGATGGGTCATGAGTGCAGCTGGGATCTCCGCATTGTAGAGTCAATGAATGATTGAAGTTATTCTCCTTATCTCTTTCTCATTCTTAGGGGAGTAGGAGGGTAGGATTTGGTTTAGGGGAGgggtagatggggggggggggtgtggggtgattagatttttttttagatttctttGTAGTTCTTGCTAGATTTTGTTTCCATGTAACCATGACtttttttttgataatttgtaaatattttaattttgtaattatgGTTATTACTTTattttctaataaataaaatattttttaaaaactctattGGAGTTGGAACCCATCTTCCAATAATACCTGGCAATAGAAAAGCAGAatcaacaatttcttttcctaaaTACACAATATTGGCAAATAAACGACCCGAATCTCACAAGAATCAATTTTGTAACTAATTTCCATTATTTTCCATGCACGTCTTAAATAGTTTACTCACCATTTTTCTTTGAGATGTCTCTCAACTCTTTGGTCTCACACTCAGATTTCCAGATTTGTCCAGGAATGAAGTGAAAAATCTCTGAAAAAGTTCCCAGGtgctgctggattatgtttcccTTCATCCCTTGAAAACACCAGCAGAACAATGGGAGCCACTGCAAATTCATTCCCAGTGTACCGGTAGCTGAAatgcagagggtggggggggggagggggattagGGACAAGAAGGGAGTAACAAAATTGCCACTGTCTAAAATTTTCATTCCTGGTTAATAGTTTACCTCATTTCACATTATTCACCACGTGGACTATGGTAATGAGGACAGTGACCTTAACAAGCTAGGCaaatttccaatttattgatgcaATATACTacatgtttcttgtaaaaaaaagagATGGGGGTGTATAATCACACATTTAATGTTGCTTAGAGATAGAAGTAATAATAATGAATTTTTCACAActtccatagaacaatacagcacagtacagattcTCCGGCCctcatgttgtgccgacccatatattccttccttaaaaaaagtacaaattaaggaataaaccctccctaccccataaccctctttttctttcatccatgtgtctaagagtctcttaaatgtctccaccaccattctcgccaaagcattccaggcacccaaaactctgtttaaaaaaacaaacaaaaaaaccttacccttgatgtctcccctaaactttctttccTCAATTTTGTATACGTCCACTGtttactgatcctgccctgggaaacgggtgctggctgtccaccctagctatgcctctcataatcccgtagacctctatcaagtctgctcttatccttcttcgctccaaaaagtcccagttctgctaaccttgtctcacaaaagactggtttcccaa comes from Narcine bancroftii isolate sNarBan1 chromosome 5, sNarBan1.hap1, whole genome shotgun sequence and encodes:
- the tor3a gene encoding torsin-3A, producing the protein MNLQWLPLFCWCFQGMKGNIIQQHLGTFSEIFHFIPGQIWKSECETKELRDISKKNANTLEAWSFLIQDSYQEIMSWYCSVHECCKQGDCRLINNITGLSHDLSIKLHGQHLAKEVVMKAVKGFLANKSPEKALALSFHGCSGTGKNFVAKIIADNLYQDGLRSDCVHFYIAPFHFPHARLVDVYKSQLQRLILTAVQQCRQSLFIFDEAEKLHQGLIDAIMPYIDYHDHVNGVDFRESIFIFLSNVGGTSINRVVLDNWRAGRDREEITMEDLEHLIQKEVTTSKGGFAHSVLVAENLIDFFIPFLPLEYKHVKLCVRDALHSRGIKYSVDILDEVAKGMLYVPKEENLFSAQGCKSVSQRVNFFLP